GATTATGGATGTTGATGATGGTATAAACCAAAGTGCAATTGCAGTTGTATGACTTGATGAAATCCCAAATGAGACATTCAGAATAGCTGTACTTGAATGAAGGGTTTCAGGTTTGACAATATATGATAAAAGCTCGAGATAGAAAACCCTAAGGTCGTGTTTTGTTCAATTGCATGAAGAATGATTGCATAATATCCCGAGGGCTAAGACACAATCCGGCTATATGGGACTTCTATGTGAGAGTAGCTGTGGCATTTATGACCCATAACAAGAAGACAAACTTAAGAATAGCTATATGATAACTTGCTATGCATTCTATCTAAAAGCAATTATTTTCGGGCATGGATAGCCCTAATTCAACATTGATGTACATATCAAAACATAAAGAGACACTCACCTCTTAGATTTTCTGGCACTGCAACGAACTTGAGACACACAGCTTTCAACTGGAAACAATGGTGCTGTTCGGCCAAGGCTAATGTAGTTGCCGCAGTGTTAATGGTAACATCCTCACAAAGATTGGACTCACAGAGCAATCGCAACCTTTCTAGTCCATACCTATCTGCGGCAGCAAGCAGATGCTGAGACATCAATGTAGTCACCCACTTGGAGTCGAGACCAGTGAGCTCTTGCATGTCAGGTAGAGAATCCCAGTACATAAAGTGAAGTAGGGCCTGCAAAGCGCAAGATAAGGAATAGTCAATAGAGATAATACTGTATCAGTAACCCGGACCATAGCTTACTTTAAATAGTCACATTGCTTTAGCTTGACGAGTAAAATATTTTGTAGCCTTCAAATAAAGCTCGAATATCATTATTTTTAGAAAGGTAAAGAAATGCACATTCAGGAATGTACTGTTGTGTATAGCCATTGACGATCTACATGTGCGTTATATGAAGCAATTAACTAAAAGATTAAGACAGTACGTGCCACAAATTGACTTCAAAAGCATAAGCATCAGCCACCCCAGCATATAATTTGCATGGAGAAGTTTCCAACTAATTATTAACATCAGGCATGCTATCAATGGAGTTGACATGATGCATCCGAGGCAGTGTATGCTATCCACAGCAGGTTAATGCTTTGCATCCATCACCAATGCATTATCATTGGTCAAGAAGTAGCATGAGTTCTTGTCCAACATAAGAAGAGGGGTATTTGAATGAACCTTAAAAACCGGAGCTTCTATATCTTCAACTTTTATCTGCTTTGTATTCTGTTCCTTCATAGGACCAAAAAGTTGTGCCCTAAACACAGGCGAACGTGCAGCAAGTACCAACTTGTGGGCATAAAAGACTTCCCCATCAACTTCAAAGCTAACATCAGTTCCCTTTCCAATTTTTAGTAATTGTCCAAAATGATGACCAATTCTTGAAGGCGGAACAGCTATGGAGTAGAACTTAGGACCTTCTGTATGTGACGTAACAACTCCGACACTACAATGAACAGAGAGGCAATCGTTTTTGAGGTAGTCTGACTGCTCAAGAAGAGTTCTTCTAAAAAACCGTTTATATCCCCTGCAGCAAATCAAACTAATTACTTCTTTACTCACCAAAGGTTATCATATACCAAGAGAAATGagggaaataaataaaatatgcttCTTCTTTTTGTTCATTTCAGGGGGAAGACAAGAGGAGCCAAACCTCGGAACTTGGCAAATACCCCTACAGAAATTGGGTGCTAAGAACCTACAGGCCAAGAGGCTAAGACTGAAATCTGATATAACGCAACCCACATATGTCTTAATAACATTTATCATCTAGTTAGTAAAGGTCAGACATCATGAACAATCAAAAAAGTAAAGTAATCAATACTATAGAATTGTTCGATTAGGCTAGCAATAATGTTGTTGCATATGTCTTGGTCAACAATGTATACTTGATTGCAACCAAATGCTTTACTAAGATGCCAAATTAAACAAGCTGCAGTAAGTTTGAACTGTATGGATCGAGATGGAGCATAAAAGAAACCAGAGTGTAGCTTTGAAGAAAAACATGTCTACACAAACAGTAACAGGAGGCAATatgcaaaaaattttaaaaaaaaataactgAAATCCTTCAAATTTAATAGAACACTTTAATAAGAAGTAATTTTTATAGACATGCtaaactcaaaataaaaaaagCATGGTTGGAAGAAGTGGAGTAGACTTCTTGCCCAAGC
Above is a genomic segment from Gossypium arboreum isolate Shixiya-1 chromosome 8, ASM2569848v2, whole genome shotgun sequence containing:
- the LOC108469914 gene encoding BTB/POZ and MATH domain-containing protein 2-like; this encodes MGRVLHETPNPPLSSSTEGATTSSTSVMKTLNGSHHFKITGYSQSKGMGVGKYIASDMFMVGGYLWAVYFYPDGKSPEDNAAYVSLFIALASEGTGVRALFELTLLDQSGKQRHKVHSHFGRTLESGPYTLKYRGSMWGYKRFFRRTLLEQSDYLKNDCLSVHCSVGVVTSHTEGPKFYSIAVPPSRIGHHFGQLLKIGKGTDVSFEVDGEVFYAHKLVLAARSPVFRAQLFGPMKEQNTKQIKVEDIEAPVFKALLHFMYWDSLPDMQELTGLDSKWVTTLMSQHLLAAADRYGLERLRLLCESNLCEDVTINTAATTLALAEQHHCFQLKAVCLKFVAVPENLRAVMQTDGFVYLKESCPSVMTELLEYVARVIEHSMYVCKHGIEPIFDGSDANGRRVKQRL